In Flavobacteriales bacterium, the sequence GGTGGTGCAGACTTGGGGTCATTACCCTTTTTTCATGCGGTCTTAAATGCGTCTACAGCAGTCCTCTTGTTTGTAGGTTTCGTCTGGATAAAAAACAAGAAGATAGCACTTCATAGAATTGCCATGATGAGTGCTTTCATACTATCAGCTATATTTTTAGTCTCTTATGTAATTTCAAAATTATCTAATTCACCAGTGCCTTATGGTGGAGAAGGATGGTTGAGACCCACTTACTTTTTCATTCTTATTTCCCATATTTTATTGTCCATTCCAGTATTGCCACTTGCCTTACTAGCAATATATCGAGGGGTTACAGGTGAATTTCAGAAGCATGTAAAAATCGTAAAATGGACTTTTCCCATTTGGATGTACGTTGCCATCACAGGCGTGTTGGTTTATCTTTTTATGATGCCGTATTATGCTTAAATTTGTACCTATGAAAAAAGCATTATTATTTGTTTTAACTCTGTTTACCTGTATAGACGCTTTTTCACAGTGTGCCATGTGTAAATCTGTTGTAGAAAGTAATATCGAAGGAGGCAGTAGTATTGGTGCCGGTCTCAATGATGGTATTCTCTATTTAATGGTGATGCCATACATTGCTTTGGCTATTGTAGCTTTGATATGGTCAAAGTACAATAAGCGTCAAAAAGCATAGTCCATAGTTTTATCTAACTTTGTTGATATGAAGAAAATCCTTTTTCTGCTTTTTTGTAGTACGCTTACACTTAACCTATTCTCTCAAAAGTTATGGACTTTAGAAGAATGTTTGCGCTACGCCCAAGAATATAACCTTACAATAAAACAAGCCTATTTGAATGCGGACTTGTCTAAGCAAAATTTTTTTCAATCTAAAATGGGTTTGTTGCCATCTTTGAACGGTAACATTTCCGACAACACAAATTTCGGACGGAATATTGACCCCGTTACCAACGAAATTACGGTCGACAGAATACGTAATAACAACTTTGGGTTAAGTTCATCCGTTACACTCTTCAATGGTTTTCAAAATCTTAATAATATCCGTAAAAGTAATTACGATTACTTAGCCTCAAAGTACGATGCTGAGAAAATGGCTAATGATATTTCAGTAAATATTGTAACAGCTTATTTGCAATTGTTATATAATGAAGACTTGATATTGGTAAGTCAGCAAAAAGTTGATGTATCCGACTTGCAAGTGCAGCGAATTAGTAATATGGTAGAGGTGGGCAGTTTGCCAGCAGGAGACTTATTAAATACCGAAGCACAAAAGGCACAAGAAGAGTTGCAGCTTATCAATGCTGAAAGCCAAAGAGATATAGCATTACTGAATCTTAAACAACTATTGGATTTACCATCTACTGATGATTTTAGCATTGTAGATTTTGAGGTGGAACCGTCCGAGCAATTTACCGCTCTGAATACCAATGACGTATACAATCAAGCCATTGAGAATTTGCCAAACGTCAAAAGTGCAGAATCAAAGTTGCAAAGTTCAGAACGTTCTTTAGCCATAGCTCAGGGAGGGCGAAGCCCGCGCTTAAGCATGTCTGCAAGTTTAGGAACGGCTTATTCTTCGGCAAGTCGCAAGTTTGTAGGTTATGATTCCTTAGCAACTTTGCCATTACCAATGTATGAAGACTACTCTTTTGAAGACCAGTTTAACGATAATGTAAGTCAATCCATAGGCTTGAATTTGAGTATACCAATATTTAATGGATGGCAAGCCAATAACCGAATCAGTCAGGCAAAAATAGGCGTCTTGCAGTCGCAATACAGATTACAGCAATCCAAAAACGATTTGAGAAAAACCATTGAGCAGGCTCAAAATGATGCCCTTTCAGCACATAAGAAATACCTAGCCTCAAAGAAAACGGTCGATTTTCAAAAGCAGTCTTTTCAATACACACAAGAGAAATACGATTTACAGCTCATTACCTCATACGATTACAACAATGCAAAAAACACCTTGTTTAGAGCTGAAACAGACCTATTACAAGCAAAGTACGATTACATTTTTAAAACCAAAATGTTAGATTTTTACATGGGCAAACCCCTCACTTTTTAGATTATGAAAGCAGTATTATTTATTATTATAGGAGTTACTTTGTTCTACTTCGGAAGAAAAAAGGACACCAAATGGATGAAGGTTTCAGGACTAGCCATTGGAGGCATTGCCTTATTATTTTTCATTGCCACTCAAGTAGGTTGGATTTCTAACGAAGAGCCTATTTCTGTTAGCACTGAATTAGTGGAGAAAAGAGACCTTATAGAAACCGTATCGGCAAGTGGTAAAATACAGCCAGAAACAGAAGTGAAAATTTCACCAGATGTTTCCGGAGAGATAGTAAGCCTTTACGTTATGGAAGGCGATAGGGTTGAAAAAGGCGACTTATTATTAAAAATAAAACCCGATACTTATCAGTCCATGTTGGAGAGAAGCCAAGCCTCTTTGAATACCTCTAAATCGGCTTTAGAAAAAGCCATTGCTCAGCTTTCGGAAAGCGAGTCGAACTTTAGTAGAAACAAAATCTTATTCGAAAACGGCACCATCTCAAAATCTGAATTTGAAAAAATAGAAGCCTCATACAAAGTAGCAGTATTAAGCGTAGAAGATGGGGAGTACATGGTATCAAGTGCCGAAGCCTCTTTGAGAGAAGCACAGGAAAATTTAAACAAAACCAATATTTACGCTCCTATTAGCGGCACTATTTCACGCCTAAATATTGAATTAGGTGAGCGTGTTGTAGGAACAGCACAGATGGCAGGAACAGAGCTTTTGCATTTGGCAAATCTTAACCTCATGGAAGTAGCCGTTGAGGTGAATGAAAACGATATTAACAGTGTAAGTTTAAACGATACTGCTATCATTGAAGTAGATGCCTATTTAGGCAATACCTACAAAGGCATAGTTTCTGAAATAGCTAATTCAGCCAATGTTATGGGTGTTAGTGCCGATCAGGTTACCAATTTTGAAGTAAAAGTTAGGATATTAGATGAAGTTTCTTTCCGACCAGGAATGACTGCTACAGTAGACATACAAACCGAACGTGCTTATGGTGTATTGTCTTTACCTATACAAGCCGTAACCACCAGAAAAGACACTGCCAATACAGACGATAAGGTGGAATGTGTATTCGCATTTGAAGAAAATACCGCTAATTTCATAAAGGTAGAAACGGGTATTCAGAACGATGAGTATATACAAATCTTAAGTGGTTTGGAAGATGGACAAGATGTGATAACAGGACCTTATAGTGCCGTATCTCGACTATTAGAGGACGGTGCTTTTGTATCTAAATCTGCTGATGGGTCAGCTGGAGGTTCCTCATTTTCTATTTCAGTAAGCAGTAGCCAATGAGTTATATTCTTAGCATAGAAACAGCCACTAAGAGTTGTTCCATAGCTTTGGCAAAAGACGGGCAACTCATCGATTGCTTTGAGGAAGTATCTGAAAAGTATTCGCATTCCGAACAGCTTACGGTTTTCATTCAAGACATTCTTGCAAAACACCATTTGAGCACTAAGGACCTAGACGCTATAGCTATAAGTTCTGGTCCAGGCTCTTATACCGGCTTACGCATAGGCGTGTCCACTGCCAAAGGATTATGTTATGCTTTGGATATTCCCCTTATTTCCATTTCTACTTTGGAAGCTATGGCACAGCTTATTTCAGAGGATTACCCCGATTTCACCCTTTGCCCTATGATAGATGCCAGACGAATGGAAGTCTATTGTGCGTTCTTTGGTAAACAGCAAAGCCCTGTTAGTGCTAAGGTGATTGATGCCGATAGTTTTGCTGAGGAATTAGAGCAAACGAAGATTTTATTTTTTGGCGATGGTGCCGACAAATGCCAAGATACTTTAACACACCCCAACGCCCATTTTGAATTGGGTATTTACCCCTCTGCTCGTGGAATGATTGCCTTAGCTCACCAAAATTTTTCTGCTAAAGCCTTTGAAGATCTAGCCTATTACGAGCCTTTTTACCTTAAGGAATTTATAGCAGGGGTGAAGAAGTAACACTCACTTAACATAGTGAATGTTTTTTTATAAATTGCAGTATACATTTATAAAGCCCAATTTTTTTAAATCTTAAAGCATGAATTCTTTACAAATTAGACGTATTTACACTCTTCATCGATTACTTTACACAGGAAGAAAAGTTAACTCCTATCAGCTTCGCTGTTGCCCACTAACTAAAGTATACTCTTACACCGAAAAATTTGAGCTAAGTAAGCTAGAGCTTATGGAAAAACTGTTTTAGCGTCTCATTAAATGAGACGCTGAGCCATTAGCTTTGTCGTAATTTTTAACTTAAAAAATTAAATGTGTTATGAAAAAACTAAATTTTAAAAGGATAACTTTAGTAGTTATTGCTGTGCTCTTTGGAGCAGTTGTTTTGACGTCTTGTAGCAAGGGTGGAGTAGAAGAACCTTATGTTAAGCAATTAAAACAAAGAGAAACCATTTTTATATTCCCTGAAGGCACACAGTTTGAGAAGTCTCTTTTATTGGATGAAGCTATTGACTTTACCCTTCCTCAAGGGTATGAGTTTATATCAATGAATGAAGATGAGACTAAGGCACTTGCATCAACATCAAGTGGCAGTATACGATGTGATTGCACTTCTGGAGACGGAGCTTGTAAACCTTTTACTGCTGGAGGGAAAACGGGGTGTTTTACTGAGGGCTGTTCTACTTGCGTTGGAACGTCTTCCAATAATCAATATATTACATCTACAATTAGTTTTATTAAAATTCCACAAACTGGAGATGATGCATTTTTTAGTGCACTTGCTGGATTTAATCCTATCCATCCAATTTGCAATATACAAGAATGGATAGCTTTACCGTATATGACGGAGCATTTTTACACACAAGTTGCTAATGAGGTTGATTTGCTATTGGAGAGGGTTTGGGAAAAACCAGTAGAAGAAATTAGTTTGACTGAGAATACAGTTTATGTTCCTTTTGCTGTTTATGACCATAAAGTGTTATTAGCAGTTCCTTATGATAATCTTGAACCAGGGTTATTATATACTTTGAGAAAAGCTAATAATATTAATTCTTCTGCTAGTACTTGTAGTGGATGTTCGGGGAGTTGTAAACGAAAATCCGAAAAATATGGTCTAGTAGTGTATTGTGATGGCTGCGATTCTGGCTGTACTTTGCATACGGAACGATAATTTTGAAGTGAAAAAAATCTTGTGGAATGATGTAACGGCTTTGATAGTATGCATTCTATACTATTTGTGGCTGAAATATTTCTAGTAGCCTCAAATGATTTATCACCTCTTCCAATATTAGGGGGCAGCAGTTTTTGTTGTCCCTCTATTGCACAAGTGGGCTGCTCAATTTTATCTTTTTCTAAAAAAGAAATAAGCATTCACTATCTTTGTAGGGTGTTAACTATCTACATAGATAATTGGTGTCCTATGTGTGTGCGTTTTGGTCGTTGGCTCAAGAACTTGGATGTTTTTGGTAATATCCAACAAAAGGACATTCGTACTTACGAAGGTACACTCATTTCTAAAGAAAAAGGACTGCAACAATTGGCATCGCTTACCCCTCAATCAACCGTTTATTACGGTTTCGATAGTGTATGGCAAATTGTTTTGCGTTTGCCTCTTTTGTGGCTTCTCGTTCCCTTATTTTTTCTTTTAAAAATCAGTCGATTGGGGCATTGGGGCTATAATGAACTGGCGGTAAAACGTCAAATCATTCCCTTGCACTGCAAAGAGGAAGACTGTTCGCCTAGCTAGTTTTTTCTGCCTTTTTCATAGCTTTCTCAAGAGCTTTATGGTCTTGGCTGCCAAAGAGTACTTTTCTACCGTTTTCCAGTTCTAGCTGTAAGCCTTTGTCGCCACTAACGTTGTAGGCTTTACTTTCAAAACCAAAACGAATACCCCAACCGCCAAACTCTTTGAGAGGCGAATAGGTACGGGCTTTGTAGCTTTTAATTTCTTCAAAAGCAATAAGGCGTTCCTTAAGATGAATGGGAAAAAACTGATAGTGCAAACCCTTATCACTTACCCTGAGTTTGAGCTTCATAAACCAAAAGGCTACGGGCAAGCCCAAGCCTACAATTAATGAAAAGCTAACAAGTCCTCCATCGCTTAGGGGTTTATCTCCAATGACATTACCCATTAGCACCTGCTCATAGATACCGTACAAGGAAAAGGCAGGGAAAAATAAAATGACTAGCCAGAGTAATTTTTGTCTGAAATACTGTTCTTCTTTGAAATAGGTCATTGTATTAAATTTAATGCTTGTTTAATCTCCGTTGTGGGTAACTGACAGCTTTTGTTCTGACAGACGTAAATGGTAGTTTGCTCCTTTACCATTTTGTTTTTTAGTAAAGGCAAATCGCTTTCATCAGTACTCCCTAGCAATAAGGTGTTGGGGTGGTACTTTTGGTATAGTTCTAGAGCAGTTGAACTAGCATTTGCACCAACTACGGCAACCTCATAAAATGGAGCAATATTCTTTAGCATCAGGCTTGCCCAATTGGAATAGCCTGAAGGGTAAGAGGGCAGCTGTGCTTTAATGTTATTGAGTTGCACCTTTGCCATTTGTAAATAGTCTTCATTGCCTAACAGTTGCCCCAATAAGAAGAGGTTGTTTGCCATAGTAGACGAGGAGGCTGGTATCACATTATCGTTGACCTCCATCTTACGTGCAACTAGTGGAGCATCAAGAGATGAAGTGAAATAAAACATACCGCTTTCGGTATCGTAAAAATGACTTTTACAGTAACTCACTAAGGCTTCAGAATGTCTTAGCCATTTCGCCTCAAAAGTAGCTTCATACAATCGAACAAAGGCTTCAATGGTAAAGGCATAATCTTCTAAAAACCCATTGATGGTGGACTTTCCGTTTTTATAGGAATGCCACAGACTGCCGTCCGTTTGTAGTTGCTGATTAAGAATGAAATTGGCGTTTTTAATGGCTTTGTTGAGGTAGCCTGTATTGCCAAAAGCCAAATAGGCATCAACATAGCCTTTGCACATCATTGCGTTCCAAGAGGTTAAGGATTTATCGTCCAAGCCTGGTCGTTCACGCTTCTCTCTTTCTTGTAATAAAAGTGTGTTCCAAGACCTTACTTTTTCTCTAAAAGTTGATGGTTCAATTTTCTCTTTTTGACAAAATTCTAAATCGGATTTGTCCCTTAGCAAAATGTAATTTCCATATTCCCAAAAGCCTTTGCTATCCACATTGTAGTAGTTAGAGAAGAGGGCGTAATCGTTGCCAATAAGGGCTTTTAACTCCTCTTTCTTCCAAATGTAAAACTTGCCTTCTTCGCCTTCACTATCGGCATCTAAAGCAGAATAAAAAGCGCCACTTGTATCGCTAAGTTCTCGCTCAATAAACTCTAGGGTTTGCACTACTGTTTCTTGGTATAGCGGTTTGCCATAGGCTAAAAATGCTTCGCTATACAAACTCACCAGTTGAGCATTATCGTAAAGCATTTTTTCAAAGTGGGGAATCTTCCACAGTTTGTCCGTAGAGTAGCGAGCAAAGCCACCGCCCACTTGGTCATAGATGCCACCATAAGCCATTTTGTCCAGAGTAAGTTGAACGTATTCATGGAGTTGATTATCCTTTCTTAAATGGGCATAGCGCATTAAAAATTGGTAGTTGTTAGGGATGGGAAATTTGGGGGCTTTGTTAGGACCACCTTCTTTATTATCAAACTGACTCTGCCAAACGTTCAACATACTCTCCAAATCGTTCCAAGAAAAAGAGGCTTCTTCAGAATTGTAAGTTACCAGTTCTGATAGTTGAATGCCTTTTGCCAATTTTTCGGCATACTCTAGCATTTCCTTTGGCTTTTGCACATAGAAGTTAGCTACTTGTTCAATTTGTTCCATCCACCGCCCTTTAGGGAAGTAGGTGCCGCCCCAAACGGGTCTACCATCTGGTAAGGCGATGCAGTTGAGTGGCCAGCCCCCTCGCTGTTGCATGAGTTGAACAGCCTCCATATACACTTGGTCAACATCCGGTCGTTCTTCTCTATCTACCTTAATATTTATGAAACGATCGTTCATAATTTGTGCAACCTCCTCGTCCTCAAAACTTTCGTGCTCCATAACATGACACCAATGGCAAGCGGAGTAGCCGATGCTGATGATGAGTAACTTTCCTTCTGACTTTGCTTTGGCTAATGTTTCCTCATTCCACGGGTACCAGTTGACTGGATTATGAGCGTGTTGCAACAAATACGGACTTGTTTCATTGATAAGCGCATTGGTATGAGCATGATTTTTCATCTTTGGGTTTTGTCCATTACAACGGGTTATTAATCCTAAGGTAACAATTGCAAATGCAAGGGGTTTCATCCCTTAAATTCTGCCTTGAAGTTTGTGTAAAAATGAGGAATGGTTTCAATGCCTTTTAGATAATTGAAAATACCATAATGCTCGTTTGGTGAGTGTATGGCATCACTATCTAATCCAAAGCCCATAAGTATAGATTTTACTCCTAACTCTTGTTCAAACAAAGCCACAATAGGAATACTTCCTCCGCTTCTTACCGGCACAGGCTTTTTACCATAGGTGCTTTCCATAGCAGCACTTGCCGCTAAGTAGGCAGGGCTATCTGTTGGTGCAACGTAAGGCTCGCCTCCATGATGGGGACGAACGTCTACTTTTACACTTTTTGGAGCTATGCTCTTGAAATGGTTTTCAAATAGTTTGGTAATTTCTTCATCTGTTTGATTGGGGACTAATCGCATGGATATTTTTGCAAAGGCTTTGGAGGCGATGACTGTTTTTGCCCCTTCACCAGTATATCCACCCCATATTCCATTGACATCTAAGGTTGGACGAATGCCTGTACGTTCCATAGTAGTAAAGCCTTCTTCACCGTGAATATCGCTGAGGTCTAAGGCTTTTTTATAATCGTCTAAGGAAAACGGTGCACGTGCCATATCTTCTCTTTCTTGCATAGATAATTCCATTACATTGTCGTAGAATCCAGGTATGGAAATATGGTTGTTTTCATCTTTTAATGAGGCAATCATTTCACACAAAATGTTGATAGGATTAGCTACTGCTCCACCATACAATCCAGAGTGAAGGTCTCTGTTTGGACCTGTAACTTCTACTTCTACATAACTCAAGCCTTTGAGTCCAGTTGTGATAGAAGGGGTGTCGTTGGCAATAATTCCAGTATCGGAAATAAGTATAGCATCGCACTTCAAACGTTCTTTATTGGCTTTTACGAAGTCGCCCAAATTATCTGAGCCTACCTCTTCTTCGCCTTCAATCATAAACTTCACATTGCATGCCAATGAATTGGTTTGCATCATCAGTTCAAAGGCTTTGACGTGCATATACATTTGTCCTTTATCATCACAAGCTCCTCTAGCGAATATAGCGCCGTCGGGGTGAATGTCTGTCTTTTTAATAACAGGCTCAAATGGACCGCTTTCCCATAATTCAAGAGGGTCTGCTGGTTGTACATCATAGTGTCCATATACCAAAACAGTGGGTAAGTTAGGGTCAATAATTTTTTCGCCATAGACAATAGGGTAGCCTGGCGTTTGACAGATTTCTACATTGTCTGCGCCTGCTTTTATAAGGTGACTTTCAACGGCTTTGGCGCAAGCGTGTACATCATCAGCATAGGCTGGATCGGCACTAATGGATGGAATACGTAGTAAATCCATTAGCTCGTTGATAAATCGGTCTTTGTGTTCTGAAATGTAGTGGTTGATGTGTTCCATAATTATACTAATGTTTCTCCGGTCATTTCTTTGGGAATGTCTATTCCCATGAGGGTTAATACTGTTGGGGCAATGTCGCCCAATTTTCCTTTTTTAATGCTTGTGTGTTCGCTATTGAGTAGAAAGCATGGTACTGGATTTGTAGTGTGTGCTGTATTCGGACTTCCATCTTCATTAACAGCAAAATCGGCATTGCCATGGTCGGCTATTATTATAAAAGCGTAATCGCTTTTTAAACCAGCCTTAACAACTTCTTTAGTGCATTGGTCTACGGTTTCTACCGCTTTTACAATGGCCCTGTAATCCCCAGTGTGTCCAACCATATCTGGGTTGGCAAAGTTTAGACATACAAAATCTGCTGTACCTTGTTCTAGCTCAGGGACTATTTTATCTACGATTTCATGGGCACTCATCTCTGGCTGCAAGTCGTATGTAGCTACTTTTGGTGAACTTGCCATGAGGCGTTTTTCGCCTCTAAACTCAGCTTCTCTACCACCAGAAAAGAAAAAGGTAACGTGAGGGTATTTTTCAGTTTCAGCAATTCGGATTTGTTTTAGTCCATTTTCGGCTATCACTTGTCCAAGTGTATTGTTAAGGTTATCTTTTTCAAAAATGACCTTGACGTCGTTAAAGTTTTTATCGTACATCGTCATGGTTGTATAATGCAACTTTAGAGTTTGCATTCCATGCTCTGGCATATCTTTTTGAGAAAGAGCGGTAGTGATTTCTCGGCATCTGTCGGTACGGAAATTGAAACAGATAACAGCGTCTCCTTCTTTTATAGTTCCGTTTTTTGATAGGATTATAGGCTTAATAAATTCGTCCGTTACACCATTGTCGTAAGATGCTTGTACGCTTTCGCTAACTGTATTGAAGTGTTCTCCATCCCCTTTTACCAATAGGTCATAAGCTAGTTTTACGCGTTCCCATCTATTGTCTCTGTCCATGGCATAGTAACGCCCACATATGGATGCTATTTTTGCTCCATGCAAGTTATCTTCTAATGTTTCTAAAAATCCTTTTCCACTTTTAGGGTCGGTATCTCTTCCGTCTGTAAAAGCGTGAACATAGACTTCTTTTAGGCCAGCTTTATTGGCTAGTCTGCACAATTCAAAAAGGTGAGTTGAGTGGGAGTGGATACCCCCATCGGACACTAGTCCCATTAAGTGTAAGGGCTTATTATTTTCTATAGCGTACCGAAAAGAGTCTTGTAGTTTTGGCATGCTCTCCAGTGTGTTTTCAGCACAAGCCTTGTTTATTTTGGCTAAGTCTTGGTATACGACTCTTCCTGCTCCAATGTTGAGGTGTCCTACTTCAGAATTACCCATTTGCCCTTCAGGCAAACCTACTGCTAAGCCGTCTGTTTGTAATTCGGTGTTTGGGTAGGAATGGTATAAAGAGTCAATAAATGGGGTATTGGCATGGTGAATAGCATCAGATTTAGTTCGGTCACCATGTCCCCATCCGTCCAAAATCATTAAAACCGTTTTCTTTCCTCGCATAGTGCTACAAAGATAATTTCTTTATTGGCAAAAATAAAACGAATAACAGAAAAGAAGTTTTTATTAAGTAAGCCAATTTTTTGAGATAGAATATCTAGAAAACCAGATTAAAAAGACACCATAAATTATAACTATAATTGGCATAGTAATGGCTTGTTGAAGCCCATACACTTCAATGGATTTTGTAAAAAAGATATTATGCGTCATTTGAATGAGTATGGCAAGTAATGAAATTTGAAATATGGATTGACATATTTGTTTTCTCACTAAAAGGGTGATAGAACCCCATAATCCTGTCAGAACAGCAATAGCAAACACTATAGTAGTCCATAAAGGATATTCGCTATAAAGGGCTTGTTCTTCTACTGATAATGATTGTATAGATTCATTGGTAATAAATGTATGCCCAATAAATGATAATACACCAATAATATTCCACAAAAGTGAAATAACTGTTATAAACCAAAACCACCTTGGTACTGTAGTTTTAATTGTTTTCATTTAGTTGTAGGATTTAATGTATTGAACATTTTAATGTGTTTAGTTTACGGGTAGTATAATTTGTCCAATTCAGTCATTTCTTGAATAGGGAGGGGATAATCTTTATCAAATAACTGATAAATAATAATAGCATCAATAGAGTCTGTTTGATACTTTTCTTGGCTTTTATAAGCATTGATTTTTAAAGTGTCGCCCTTTTCAAAGTTTTCAGGAATCATACTAAATCTTAAAACTGTATTGTGAGCATAAATCCCTTTCACTTTAAAGTTAGTGTGACCTTCAGGGGTAACTAAGGTAAACTTATAGTTAGTGCCTGACCCACTCTCTTTTCTGCCACCCACCCAATGTTGGTATGTTGAGGAGATTAAAAACTCTTGAGGGGTACAGCTCAAAAGTATAATACATATTAATAAGTAGTTTTTCATGCCTCTAAATTAGTGCAATTATCAGAAGAAAAAAAATTATTAAAAAAAACCTTATTTAAAATTAGTCTAAATAAAAACAAACTGCATATATTTGCAGAAATTAAAATCTAAACTCTATAAAAATGACAATAAAATTTCGATTATTAATGGCGTTAACTCTTGGGTTTTCTATTTCATTGTTTGCTCAAAATACAGCTGAAAACATTTTGGGATCTGATGAAAAGTTAATCATAGGTGGTTATGGGCAAATTGATGGCAACTTTAATTTGGATGATGACAATAAGATGAATTCTAATGGTAAACTTGATGTTCACCGTTTGGTTACATTTTTAGGTTATAAATTCAGTGATAAGGTGACTTTTGTTTCAGAAGTTGAATATGAGCACATCGTAGAGCTTTATGTTGAACAGGTATTTTTGGACTATAAAATTAAAGACAATATGAGTCTTCAAGCTGGTTTAATGTTAATACCAATGGGTATTCAAAATTTATACCACGAGCCTCCAACATTCAATGGTGTTGAGAGAACAAATGTAGATACATATATTATCCCAACTACTTGGAGAGAGATTGGTGTAGGTCTAAGTGGTCGATTAGATGAGCAATCGTTGAATTATCAGCTAATGGTAGTTAATGGTCCTTTAGGATACGACAATGGCGATGCTAACTTCTCAGGAAGTAACGGTATTAGAAGTGGTCGTCAGAAAGGTGCTGAGGCAATAGTTTCTGATTTTGACTTTGCTGGTAGAGTCTCTTACTACGGGATGCTGGGCTGGAACTTTGGTGCTTCTTTCTACCAAGGAAATTCTGAGACAACTGATTTTGAAGCTGATTCAACACAAGTAGGGGTGACTATGATGGGCATAGATGCTCGATATAACAATGGTGCTTTCCAGGCTAGAGGTCAGTATACGTTTGCTGATTTAGAAAATACAGCGGAGTATAATGCTAAAACGTCTAGCGATGTAGGTTCAAAATTATTGGGATATTATGTTGAAGCAGGTTATAATCTGTTAGAAGGGAAGTCAGAAAATGAATTAATTGCATTTGCTCGATATGAAAACTACAACACTCATGAAGAGACGGATGGTTTTGATGCAAATCTTGCTTACGACAGAACAGATAAGACCTTCGGCCTTACATACAAACTAAATAAAGGAGCGGCTTTTAAAGCGGATTATCAATTAA encodes:
- a CDS encoding 2,3-bisphosphoglycerate-independent phosphoglycerate mutase, giving the protein MRGKKTVLMILDGWGHGDRTKSDAIHHANTPFIDSLYHSYPNTELQTDGLAVGLPEGQMGNSEVGHLNIGAGRVVYQDLAKINKACAENTLESMPKLQDSFRYAIENNKPLHLMGLVSDGGIHSHSTHLFELCRLANKAGLKEVYVHAFTDGRDTDPKSGKGFLETLEDNLHGAKIASICGRYYAMDRDNRWERVKLAYDLLVKGDGEHFNTVSESVQASYDNGVTDEFIKPIILSKNGTIKEGDAVICFNFRTDRCREITTALSQKDMPEHGMQTLKLHYTTMTMYDKNFNDVKVIFEKDNLNNTLGQVIAENGLKQIRIAETEKYPHVTFFFSGGREAEFRGEKRLMASSPKVATYDLQPEMSAHEIVDKIVPELEQGTADFVCLNFANPDMVGHTGDYRAIVKAVETVDQCTKEVVKAGLKSDYAFIIIADHGNADFAVNEDGSPNTAHTTNPVPCFLLNSEHTSIKKGKLGDIAPTVLTLMGIDIPKEMTGETLV
- a CDS encoding dipeptidase, which gives rise to MEHINHYISEHKDRFINELMDLLRIPSISADPAYADDVHACAKAVESHLIKAGADNVEICQTPGYPIVYGEKIIDPNLPTVLVYGHYDVQPADPLELWESGPFEPVIKKTDIHPDGAIFARGACDDKGQMYMHVKAFELMMQTNSLACNVKFMIEGEEEVGSDNLGDFVKANKERLKCDAILISDTGIIANDTPSITTGLKGLSYVEVEVTGPNRDLHSGLYGGAVANPINILCEMIASLKDENNHISIPGFYDNVMELSMQEREDMARAPFSLDDYKKALDLSDIHGEEGFTTMERTGIRPTLDVNGIWGGYTGEGAKTVIASKAFAKISMRLVPNQTDEEITKLFENHFKSIAPKSVKVDVRPHHGGEPYVAPTDSPAYLAASAAMESTYGKKPVPVRSGGSIPIVALFEQELGVKSILMGFGLDSDAIHSPNEHYGIFNYLKGIETIPHFYTNFKAEFKG